The following are from one region of the Nicotiana tabacum cultivar K326 chromosome 3, ASM71507v2, whole genome shotgun sequence genome:
- the LOC107770856 gene encoding uncharacterized protein LOC107770856: MDAHGNLVSSYKERSETEIAMATFPFSKIKPFRSISLPVRSHPTTQRVEEVLNKLNGLETSVAPTAETICNSLLGLEELQKCMDDLLNSPQTLQILSQHQQGKWFEELLQKSVRILDICGATREIVSQYKENVRALQSSHRRRKGDSSTEAGITRFTTFSKKMKKDAKRLVLALKQVDCETFTSAFLEADQETIAVIRALREANGVSILVVQNILSFLSVPLLKPKQPKWPLVAKLTNNGRREQEGLENSTNLETRLETFEAQLDSIEKGLEGTFRGLIRSRSLLLNVFSC; encoded by the exons ATGGATGCACATG GAAATTTAGTCTCTTCTTACAAAGAAAGAAGTGAAACAGAAATTGCCATGGCTACTTTTCCTTTTTCAAAAATCAAGCCCTTTCGATCAATCAGTTTGCCTGTCAGATCACACCCTACCACTCAAAGAGTTGAAGAGGTGCTCAATAAGCTCAATGGGTTGGAGACATCAGTTGCACCAACAGCAGAAACAATCTGTAACAGTTTACTCGGTTTGGAGGAGTTACAAAAGTGTATGGATGATCTTCTTAACTCGCCTCAAACTCTTCAAATACTTTCCCAACACCAACAGGGGAAATGGTTTGAGGAGTTACTGCAAAAATCAGTTAGAATTCTTGATATTTGTGGCGCTACAAGGGAAATTGTCTCTCAATATAAGGAAAATGTTAGAGCTCTTCAATCCTCACACAGAAGACGAAAAGGAGATTCCAGTACAGAAGCTGGAATCACAAGATTCACCACTTtcagcaagaaaatgaagaaggacgCCAAAAGATTAGTCTTGGCTCTGAAGCAAGTAGATTGTGAGACTTTCACCTCAGCATTCCTGGAAGCAGATCAGGAGACAATAGCTGTGATTAGAGCACTAAGGGAAGCCAATGGAGTTTCTATTTTGGTTGTCCAAAATATCTTGTCCTTCTTGTCTGTGCCACTTTTGAAGCCAAAGCAACCAAAATGGCCATTGGTTGCAAAATTGACAAACAACGGAAGAAGAGAACAAGAAGGCCTAGAAAACAGCACGAACTTGGAAACAAGATTGGAGACTTTTGAGGCTCAACTTGACAGCATCGAAAAGGGATTGGAGGGAACATTTAGGGGCCTGATTAGATCAAGAAGCTTGCTCCTGAATGTTTTCTCCTGCTAA